The genomic DNA TTTATTCGATTGACGACAAAACCAACAAACTGACGCTGATCGAGTATGAACCGACCCAGGGTGATCATCCCCGATTTGTCGGTATGGACCCAACAGGTTCCATCTATCTGGCTGCGAACATGAACTCGAACAACATCGTTTCTTTTCGAGTGAATCAAAAAACAGGAGAACTCGAACCGACGGGCAACATCCTTGAAGTGAGTCGCCCGATGTGTATTGTGTTTGTCGAGAAGAACTAAACACCCCCAACTCATGGGTGGCGCATGCGGAAGCCCATGATTAACAATCTCGGGGCTTCTCTTCGAGAGCGCCCCCGCCACCCTGCTGAAAATCCTAACCCGAAGCGTCAGCGAGGGGACGGCTATCCAGTCATTCAATAACGATATCAATTCACGGATCCCACAATGAAGTTTACGAAAATGCACGGAGCCGGGAACGACTACGTGTATGTCAACCTGTTTGAGGAAACGCTTCCAACCGAAGCCCCGGCACTCGCGCGAGCCGTCAGTGATCGACACAAGGGAATTGGAGGAGATGGCCTTGTGCTCATCGAGCCTTTCGAGAACGCCGATGCCCGCATGAGGATGTTCAATCTCGATGGCAGCGAAGCCGAAATGTGTGGGAATGCGATTCGTTGTGTCGCCAAATATCTCTACGATCATGGCATCGCAAAGAAAGATAATTTACAGATTCAAACCGGAACCGGTCTGTTGCATCTGGAACTGTTTCCCGAAAATGGCATCGTCGAGCGCGTCCGCGTGAATATGGGCGAACCGATTTTGGAATCTGCAAAAATCCCGACATTGCTGGCAGGTGATCCACCCGTCAATGCGACGCTGATCGTCGGGGGAATGGAATTGCAGGTCACTTGTGTTTCAATGGGTAATCCCCATTGCGTGACGTTCGTCGACGAATTGACTGACGATCTCGTGCTTAAAATCGGCCCGCAAATCGAAAAACACGAAGTGTTCCCCAGAAAGATCAATGCCGAATTCATTCAGGTGATTTCTCCAGAGGAATTCAATATGCGTGTCTGGGAGCGAGGCTCAGGGGAGACAATGGCCTGCGGAACAGGTGCCAGTGCGGTAGCTGTGGCTGGTGTGCTGACTGGCAAGATGAGCCGTAAAGTGACCGGGCACCTGCTTGGAGGAAATCTCGAACTCGAGTGGTCGGAAGAAACCAACGAAGTCTTCATGACTGGCCCTGCCACCGAAGTCTTCTCTGGTGAATGGAATGGATAATCTTTTCACTTCTCTCAGGACAAAATTGAGAGTATGACAAAAGGTACGATCAGCATGGCATCGGCCAGAATTGGTTTGAGGTCCTGAGGAATTCTTTCGGAATTCAGAAATCCAATTAAGACAGCAGCAGTGCAAACTGAGACGCCAAAGATGTTCCATTCGTGAGCAAGCAATCGATCTATCAGTAAAAAGACAATTCCGGTGGCGATGGCAATTCCCGGGAAGAACTTGACGACAGCTGGAAACCGCGTCGCCAGAGTTGATTCACCAGATTGTCGATCCTTCTCCGCTTCCCAACTGGCAATGCCGAGACAATTCAGCAAAATCAGTCCACCAGCAGGCAAAGAAAATCGAAACAAAGAGAGTCCCAGTTCCTGATTGACGGTAGATCTGGCTTCCAAGATAGGAAAAAATAAAACCGCAACAATAAAGAACAGACTGACAATCACTTCTCGAGGAATCACCCAGCGAGCAGAAGGAAGCCGCAAGCAGATTCCGAAGTAGCCAGCGAGAAGTCCAAGAATTAATACGGCAATCAGAATTGCAGTGAGGTTCAATAATAGGCATGTCATGACCGCAGTTGCCATGAATAGGATGACCCACAGACTCAGCAGTGGCCAGAAGTTACGTGCGACAAACCGATGACGAGGAATCTCGACAACAGAAGTCAGCACACCTCGGCTATCCAGCAGGCGATCACCGGCATATACCAGCCATGTCGCTAAAAATAACAAGAGCCGTTCGGAACTCTGCAGAGGGACATGCAATTGACGAGCCGCAATCTCTTGCCATGCGATTGATACCAGTGGAGCATCCAGGCTTAGCCCGTTCACCAGTAGTAACAGTCGCGACATGAAGAAGCCCATTTTCATTTCGCCATGATAGACCACAATCACAATGCAGGACAGGCTTCAAGTTTTGAGTCTTTAAGTGTAGGGGAGTTATTCATGGAGGACTTATCCAATTGAAAACAAACGCGTAATCACTCACCACCCGATGTCGTATCCTTATTTTTCTCCTCCATTTTCTCGGGATCTGTCATTTTTAAGATGATGTCTGAGTACCAGGCCGAATTCAGGCCGAGGGCTTCATCGGCTCGAATGTCGCGCCGCACATCAAATCGAGAGGAGTGGACACCCAGTAAACGCCAGGGGAGTTTGTGTTTGGGGTCGCTGACCATTTGAGTTACAACGGGAGCACCACTGCAGCCTCGATGAGTTCTCCCATCCGACAGAAAATAACCCATTCCCTTGAATCGCAACCCAAACGAAGAAGCGACGATTGCGTGCCGTGCGACTGGCAAATGATGGAGTTCATCATGAAAACCTAAGGGGAAACCAGGGATCAACAGAGATGCTCCAATCTCGACATGATCCAGATTTTCAGAAATGTGTTCCATCTCAAAACAGACATACTCGCAATTCTCTGGAAACCTGGACACATCCAGAGGAATTGCCACGATATCGACTTCTGAAGTCCTGTCAGAGGCCTCTTTCCACAATGGTCGTCCTTCCTGGTACAATGGCAGAGTGAATTGAGTGAGCTTGGCGAGATTTTGTGAATCGGGATGTAGATCGATCAATAAGCGATCAGGCTGATGGCTGGTCGGCTCATCTCTCACTACGTGCTTATTGGTGATCAAAAACACAACACCATCACGCGTGAAATAAAATCCCGTCGCCTCTGAGAGAATTTTATCTCCCTTCATCGTCGTAATTCTCGTAACTGCAAGCAGTAAGGACTCAGCCATGAACATCGCTTCCTAATCAAACTCACTACGGTGGCAGTTATCGGTACAGATCACAGCAGTTAATTTTTTAATGCAAACTCAATTTAACAGGTTTTGGCCTCTGAGTTGCGTATTTATCTGGATTACAACTTACATAAATCTCAATCAAATTCATTTTCGTGGAAAAAATGTTTGACTGAGGTAGGCTAGGAGAGAAATCATGCTGAAGAGAACTACTGAAATCATACTCTCAATAGGAATTGCGGCAACAGTGACAGGTTGTCAACCTGTCGTAAACGAAGCTACTGCACCTGAAGGAGAAGCGGGGAGTGCTATTCAGGGAAAAACCGCTGACCGTTTAGAGGCAATTGACAACCAGAAAGAAATGGATGAACTTCCCGAAGCGACTGCGCAGCAGGAAACGTTTGAAGGAACCATTGTCGAGATTTCACCAACGGCAATCAAAGTGGATTATGGTGAAGGCAAAGCCGAAGAGTTTGCCGTCGATGCAGGAGTTCTAGTTTACAAAACCAATACTGAAGAACCAAGTCAGATTGTCGACTTGAAACCAGGTGACCAAGTCAAATTAATCACAGAAAACGATGCGACTAAGCAGGATGGTGTGATTATCGTTGTGAAAGAAATTCAACTGATCTCAGCTCCAAAGGCAGAGACAACGACTCCACCAGCAGAGCCATCCACCAGTCCATAAGGAAGCGGAAGACAATTGGAGGTCATCGATTAGAACCTTGAATGTAAACAGGCAAACTGAGTTTACCGCAGATCCTCTCAGTCCGTCTGCACCCAATTCAAGACTCTTTTCATGATAAAACTCCCCTGTGGAATAAACATATTCTGCAGGGGAGTTTTTCTATGAATCTCTCGATCTTTCTCTCACGCAGCATCGAGTTGTCGTGAAGAGCGTGACCATTGAATCCAGTTCTTCACTTCCTGCAAGTCAGGTCGTTTACTGGAGCGAAGAATCCGCTTGCCGAGAGTCGAGTTGGAAAACGGTATGACCACCTCCAGCAATTCTTCGGCTCGCTTTGACGTCAGTTTAACCACATCATCGACACCACAAGCGACGAGAATTTGAGCATCGTGTCCACGCAATTCAGGAATGCAGCAGACAAGTCTGGCCTGGGCCTGCCATTCTCGCAAAATTTGTGCTGAGATATGCTTCACATCCAGCTTTGAGGCTACCTTCTCCACGTCTGCAATCAGGAAATCGTTAACGGTTTTGATACCGACTCGATTTAACCGCCGTGCTGTTTTTGGACCGATCGACGGAGCATCGACAACATCACTTTGCCTCGATAGATAGAATCGCAGGGTAGAATTCTCGTTCGATACGGGAACACTTTCGTTGCGGCTGATCAATGATCCATGTCTTGCTGTATGCGCTTTTGGTTCGATTCGCGTCGTGTGCTGTCGCTTAAAATCGGTCGTCCTGGAAATTCTTCGTGTTTGTATCGGACGATTGATCGCAGGTGTTCGATTCGGTGTAAATAGATTTCGAGGAATCGATTCGTAACTTCGTCGTTGTCTGGCTGCCTGCTTCCAGTTTTGAGCATGGCTGCGGTTAAATTGATGTTTGAGATAAGCCCGAGCAGATTTACGATTCGATGTTCGCAAACCTTCAAGCCGTAAAACTAATGCATCTTCATCGATACCTGCCAGCGAGTCTGCATCGCGAATATCGCAAAGGGCGAGGAGGCGAGCTTCTGCTGGTTTCAGCCCCGGTGTGCAACAAAGCAAACGAGCGGTGGCCTGCCAGCGACGAAGGCGAGAAGGGCTGATGCCAACTCTCTTACAGAATTGATCAGCTCCTGAACGGACATTTAAAAGCTGATCAATCGTTCGAACCTTCAAAGACTGCAATCGAACAACCCGCTTACGACCAATCTGTGGTAATCGACTGATCGAGTCGCCGGGGGCTAATCCGAAAGTTTCAACCACTGACTTACTGAGTTCAGGAATTTCCGTCTGGAATTTCAAGGATTTAAGATTCGTAGTGATTTGAGGATTCGGTTTCAATTTTCGAGTCACTTCCTGATTGTTTGCATAGGCACGAATCATGAATGACTGTGCTGCAGTTCGGGATGACGTGATATTGAATTTTGGCTGACCAGATTTGAATATCTGTTGAATATGGGCTCCGATTGCAGCCGACGTGTTGGCAACGTGCTGATGGCAAGTCAGATAAATAATCTGCTGACCTTCGAAGGCATACTGACTGAGTATCCGAATCGCCGATTGTTGCTGTTCGTAGTCGTGGTCCGCCAGTACATCATCGAGTACTAGTGCGAATGAAATGCCGCGACGACGATATTCTCTTGCAATCGAGAGCCGAAGCATCGTAGAGATGAATTGCTGAGTTCCACAACTGAGCTGGTCCCAGGGATGCCAGATCGCTTCTGCAGAGAGAGCTTCCAGTTTGCGGTTATCCGAATTGATACGGACGGATCGCCATTTCGCATCGCTATGTTCGCACAAATGAATCGACGTGCGAGTCAGCACGGGAGAAATCATCCCACGCTTCTCCAGTTCCTGCAAACGGGCAACGACTTCAGATGAGGTCTGCAGAGATTTTGATCGTCCCTTCAATTCGTCAATCCGATTTTCACAATTTCGAATCTGTGTTCGTAACTCGCTCAGGCGAAGTTCAAATGTGGTATCGAGGTTAAAGGCTTGAAATGCTTCGCGAGCATTGAGCAACCTTTGATAATCCTGCTCGGCTGCAACTTTCTTCTGCAGAAGTTCTTTCTGCTGTTTCATCAGCAAATCGAGCGAAGATTGGAGAGATCGAACGAGAGACGACTGCTCCAGTAACTGGGTGAAGAGTTTGAGGCCCGTGGGGTCGAGATGAGCATGAGCCAATTCCTGAAGGTGCCTCAGCGCGGCTTCATGTTTCACGCAACCACATAAAAACTGCTCCGCGGTCTGACATTCCGACAAGCCCTGGAGTTCCTGCCACATCGTTTTTAACTTGGCGTGACGCGACTGAAGTTGTTCGATCCAACTTTTGAGTGAAACCTGCTGAGCTTCGTTGGCTTTGAGTTGTTCAGTCGTATGGCACTGACAATGAGCAGTACAGTGCTCCTCTGACAAGCTGGCTAATTGAGACGAATGCTCGCGAATGGTCTGACGCAAAATCTGCCAGCGAGCATCGCAGCTGTCCAGATGATGTTTGCCGCAATCGGGGCAGGGTTGTGAATCGTTCAGAATATGTCGCACATCCTGCTGCAGAGTATTAATCAGTTCCTGTTCGACATTCTGCAGAAAAGGAGCATTCGAACTGCGAGAAAGTTCCTGTAAGCGTTCCGCTTCGGCTTGCAGATCGGCTAATACAGTCTGGGCACGTTCGAGTTGTTGTCGCGTCTGGCCGTAATCTGTAAACGATTGGCTCCAGCTTTGGTATAAGCTGGCTGTGCGTTCGCAATTTTCTTGCTGGGCACGCTGACTTTGCTCCTCGTGAAGTTTAATCTCGGTTTGTAATCGAGTCAGTTCTTCGGTGTAAGAAACGACTGCCGCACGTGCATGTTGAAGTTCCTGTTCGTTCTGTTTGATTTTGACTTGTGCTTCGTAAGTTTCCTCATTGTGTTTGTGCTCAAGGGC from Rubinisphaera italica includes the following:
- the dapF gene encoding diaminopimelate epimerase, yielding MKFTKMHGAGNDYVYVNLFEETLPTEAPALARAVSDRHKGIGGDGLVLIEPFENADARMRMFNLDGSEAEMCGNAIRCVAKYLYDHGIAKKDNLQIQTGTGLLHLELFPENGIVERVRVNMGEPILESAKIPTLLAGDPPVNATLIVGGMELQVTCVSMGNPHCVTFVDELTDDLVLKIGPQIEKHEVFPRKINAEFIQVISPEEFNMRVWERGSGETMACGTGASAVAVAGVLTGKMSRKVTGHLLGGNLELEWSEETNEVFMTGPATEVFSGEWNG
- a CDS encoding trypsin-like peptidase domain-containing protein, producing the protein MAESLLLAVTRITTMKGDKILSEATGFYFTRDGVVFLITNKHVVRDEPTSHQPDRLLIDLHPDSQNLAKLTQFTLPLYQEGRPLWKEASDRTSEVDIVAIPLDVSRFPENCEYVCFEMEHISENLDHVEIGASLLIPGFPLGFHDELHHLPVARHAIVASSFGLRFKGMGYFLSDGRTHRGCSGAPVVTQMVSDPKHKLPWRLLGVHSSRFDVRRDIRADEALGLNSAWYSDIILKMTDPEKMEEKNKDTTSGGE
- a CDS encoding DUF4332 domain-containing protein; the protein is MRLERISITRPGTEFQLNLADFRPGFNLVYGTNGAGKSTTWNFLRDSLFGENDRRGANDFLSGQVELSHNNARASIGWTQPQDADYSELSISPETSRTKKEFYETLKQFREPLYRNLFFSCMRDQANLQNLIDAARRDGVSLESQSLTTNEGKWTLKNQLCPQDFSRDLSHEEHRLLELSKELKALEHKHNEETYEAQVKIKQNEQELQHARAAVVSYTEELTRLQTEIKLHEEQSQRAQQENCERTASLYQSWSQSFTDYGQTRQQLERAQTVLADLQAEAERLQELSRSSNAPFLQNVEQELINTLQQDVRHILNDSQPCPDCGKHHLDSCDARWQILRQTIREHSSQLASLSEEHCTAHCQCHTTEQLKANEAQQVSLKSWIEQLQSRHAKLKTMWQELQGLSECQTAEQFLCGCVKHEAALRHLQELAHAHLDPTGLKLFTQLLEQSSLVRSLQSSLDLLMKQQKELLQKKVAAEQDYQRLLNAREAFQAFNLDTTFELRLSELRTQIRNCENRIDELKGRSKSLQTSSEVVARLQELEKRGMISPVLTRTSIHLCEHSDAKWRSVRINSDNRKLEALSAEAIWHPWDQLSCGTQQFISTMLRLSIAREYRRRGISFALVLDDVLADHDYEQQQSAIRILSQYAFEGQQIIYLTCHQHVANTSAAIGAHIQQIFKSGQPKFNITSSRTAAQSFMIRAYANNQEVTRKLKPNPQITTNLKSLKFQTEIPELSKSVVETFGLAPGDSISRLPQIGRKRVVRLQSLKVRTIDQLLNVRSGADQFCKRVGISPSRLRRWQATARLLCCTPGLKPAEARLLALCDIRDADSLAGIDEDALVLRLEGLRTSNRKSARAYLKHQFNRSHAQNWKQAARQRRSYESIPRNLFTPNRTPAINRPIQTRRISRTTDFKRQHTTRIEPKAHTARHGSLISRNESVPVSNENSTLRFYLSRQSDVVDAPSIGPKTARRLNRVGIKTVNDFLIADVEKVASKLDVKHISAQILREWQAQARLVCCIPELRGHDAQILVACGVDDVVKLTSKRAEELLEVVIPFSNSTLGKRILRSSKRPDLQEVKNWIQWSRSSRQLDAA